The Geothermobacter hydrogeniphilus genome segment GTGGCGCTGGCTGAATATGCTCTGGGTCGCGCTCGGCGCCTTTTTCCTGAGTTTTGTCTGGCGTTGGGCCATGGAGCGCAAGCAGTTGCGCAGCAGGGCCGATGAGGAAAGCGGCGGTGATGACGGTACCGGCCTCGGTCATCGTCTGCTGCATGACCCCAAGCTGTTCCGGCCTGCCCTGGGCGGTCTGGCCGCCGCGGCGTTGCTGTTCCCCTGGGTGCTCGACGTCTACCAGGTCAACATCATGGTGCTGGCGCTGATTTTCGTCGTCCTCGGCCTCGGTCTCAATATCACCGTCGGCCTTGCCGGTCTGCTCGATCTCGGTTATGTCGCCTTTTTTGCCGTCGGCGCCTATTCCTATGCGCTGATCAACCAGTATTACGGCCTCGGCTTCTGGGCCTGTCTGCCGGTCGGCGGTATTATTGGTGCTTTTCTCGGGGTGGTGCTCGGCTTTCCGATTCTGCGTCTGCGCGGTGATTACCTGGCCATCGTCACCCTCGGTTTCGGCTCGATCGCCAAGATCGTGATCGAAAACTGGGAAGATTTCACCAACGGTGCCAAGGGCGTTGCCAATATTCCCCGTCCGGGATTGTTCGGGATGGAGATGAATATCGGTGCGGCCACAATCTACACTTACTACCTGATGCTGTTGATGGTGCTGTTCACCATCTTCGTCACCAACCGGCTCAAGGATTCACGTATCGGTCGGGCCTGGATGGCGTTGCGCGAGGATGAGATCGCCTGCGTGGCGATGGGGGTCGATATGGCCCGCACCAAGCTCTCGGCCTATGCCTTCGGAGCCTTCTGGGCGGGAGCGGTCGGTGTCATCTTTGCCGCCCGCAATACCTACATTAATCCCAACAGCTTCACGTTCATGGAATCGGCTATCGTCCTTTCCATTGTCGTGCTGGGTGGTATGGGGTCGATTGTCGGCGTGATCATTGCCGCGCTGGTACTGATCCTGATGCCGGAGTATCTGCGCGCCTTTGCCGATTACCGGATGCTGGTGTTCGGTGCGGTGATGGTGCTGATGATGATCTTCCGTCCCCAGGGGCTGATTGCCAATGTCCGGAAAACCTACGTCCACCGCAAGCCTGCGGCGGAGGAGAGCAATGGCTGAAACTGCAGAAAAACTTCTCGAAGTTCGTGAGTTGACAATGGATTTCGGCGGCTTGCGGGCCGTCGACAGCGTCACCCTTGAAGTCGCCGCTGGAGAGATCGTCGCCCTGATTGGTCCCAACGGTGCTGGCAAAACCACTTTCTTCAATTGTGTCACCGGGATCTACAAACCGACTCGTGGTGAAATCCTGGTCAACCCCCCGGGGCGGAAGAAGCAGAAGATCAACGGCTACAAGCCGAATCGGGTGACCGGTATCGGTATGGCGCGGACCTTCCAGAACATTCGTCTGTTCCAGAACATGACGGTGCTGGAGAATGTCATGATCGGCCGTCATTGCCGGACCACCACCAGTATCGTCGGCGCTATTTTGCGGGGGCCCGCGACCAAGCGCCAGGAGCGGGAGACGATCGATCGCAGTTATGAACTGCTGGAGAAGGTCGGTCTGGTCGAGTTCGCCGACGAATTCGCCAAGAACCTTCCCTACGGTGCTCAGCGACGGCTGGAGATCGCCCGGGCGATGGCGACCGACCCGTTCCTGTTGCTGCTTGACGAACCGGCCGCGGGAATGAACCCGCAGGAAACCAGGGAACTTGACGAACTGATCGTCAAGATCAGCAAAGATGAAGAGATTTCCATCCTGTTGATCGAACACGACATGAAACTGGTGATGAATATCTCTGATCGGATCTACGTCATGGAGTACGGCAAGAAGATCGCCAAGGGATCTCCCCAGGAGATCCGCAGCAATCCGAAGGTCATCGAGGCCTACCTCGGAGAGGGAGGTGACGATGCTTAAGGTTAAGAATATCAATACTTTCTACGGCAATATCCAGGCCCTAAAGGGGGTCAGTCTTGAGGTTCATGAAGGTGAGATCGTCACCCTGATCGGTGCCAACGGCGCCGGCAAGACCACCACCCTGATGTCCCTCAGCGGCATCGTTCCGCCGCGTAGCGGCGACATTGAGTTTCAGGGCCGGTCGATCCGGGGACTCTCCGGCGACAAGCTGGTCGAGATGGGCATCATCCAGGTTCCGGAAGGACGGCGGATTTTTCCCAACATGACGGTGGTTGAAAACCTTGAAATGGGTGCCTATCTGCGCACCAACAAGCTGCTGATCAAGCAGGATATGAATATGGTCATGGATCTCTTTCCGATCCTTGCCCAGCGTCGCAGCCAGGTCGGCGGCACTCTCTCCGGCGGTGAACAGCAGATGCTGGCGATTTCCCGGGCCCTGATGGCGCGGCCGCGGCTGTTGCTGCTTGACGAGCCGTCCCTGGGGCTGGCGCCGATCATTATCCAGCAGATTTTTGACATCATCCGCAAGATCAACAAGGAGAACAACACTACGATTTTCCTTGTCGAGCAGAACGCCAACCAGGCGTTGAAGCTCGCCGATCGCGGCTACGTGATGGAGAATGGTGCCATCTCGCTGGCTGACAGTGCTGCCAACCTGCTGGCCAACGAAGAAGTGAAAACCGCTTATCTGGGTATTTGATCCACCAACGTATGAGTATGATCAAAGTTAAATGGTGAATCCGGTGGGCGCGAGTGATATCGCGCCCTTTCTTTTTCCCTGAATCAATCCGACAGATAGCAATCCCTGATTTGCTTGTCCCCGGACGCCGGCATGCTTTTCCTCGTTCGGGATGGTAGAATGATGATGAATGTCTTCCGAGGAGGGTTGATTCTCACGTGCCTAAACCCCGGTTCAGCCTGAAAACCCGTTTTGTCTTCGGTCTGGGACTGATGCTTCTGCCGTTGCTGGTGGTGATCGGTGTCAGTTTTTCCGCAATGGATCACCTGTCCGGAATCCTGGACAGTCTCGCGAAGGAGTCTGTTGCTGAAATCGGCCCCGTGTCCGAGCTTCAGGAACGTCTCCACCAGGTTGAAGACGCGATGCGTCAGGAGCGTAGCCATCGGGGGGGGGGGACTGTGGCAAGCCTGGCCCCGTTGATCGATCGGGCCTATGCCGAGATTATATCCAGCAGCCCGTTTTCTCAACCGGAAGAAAAAAACGCTGTCCTCGGTTCCCGGCATGCCTGGAGGCAGGTTGTCAATCTCTGGAACCAGGGAACGGGCGGCCTGGTGGAGATTGACAAGCAACTGCACCTGGCCGAACAGCTGTTGGGACAGGCGCGAAATGTTGCGTTGAGTGAAATCAACCTGTTGCATACCCAGCAACGCAACAGCCGCTGGGCGGCGGATATTTTTCTGGGCGCCGTCCTGCTGCTCGGAGTCGGGTTGTCGGTTTTGATTGGTGTGGTTTTCTCCCGGGCGGTACTCGGGCCGGTGCGGGAGTTGGAGGCAGGAGTGCGGCAGTTTGGTGATGGTGAACTGTCGGCGCGAGTTGCGGAACTCAGTCAGGACGAATTGGGTGACCTGGCGCGGACCTTCAACCAGATGGCCCGCAAGTTGGAGCAGAATCACCAGGAACTGGCCAGCCTCTCGACGGTCGATTTTCTTACCGGGCTGCATAACGTGCGGGAATTTTATCGCCTGTTTTACGACGAAACCCGGCGGGTTGACCGCTATGGGCATTGTTTTTCGTTGTTGCTCATTGATATCGACCGTTTCAAGGAAATCAACGACACCTTCGGTCACCAACTGGGGGATTACGTGCTGCAGGAAGTTGCCCGCAAACTGGGTGAGCTGATTCGGGCCAGCGACCATGCCGCCAGGATCGGCGGCGATGAGTTCGCCGTGTTGCTGCCGGAGACGGATGTGGATGATGCCCGGGATTTCGGTGAACGCATCCGCGGCTATTTTTCCGGACATGCGATTGCCCAGGTCGACCACCCGGATGAGGAGATCCGTATCAGCGTCAGTATCGGCCTGGCGAGTTATCCCGAGACGGCTCGTAATGCCAATGAACTGTTTGCCGCTGCTGATGCCGCCCTTTATCGGGCCAAGCAGGGAGGACGCAACCTGTTGTGTCAGGCCGGTCTGAACTCTGACCCGGACTCCCGGTCGGAAGGGTGAGCCTGAACGATGACGAAGCCGGTGATTCGGGTAAATTTTATCGTCTGTCCCTCCGAAAAGGGAAGCAGACAGGCTGTTTGCCTGAACCTGAGTCTTGCCACACCTGGAGGCGAATGATGACTGGACCCAAGGAACACCCGAGCGACAAGTATTGTCCACGTTTCGGTCACCTGGCCGTGGAAATGGGCTATGTGACACCTCAGCAGCTTAAAGAGGCGCTCAGTGAGCAGGTTGATGACAATCTTTCCGGGCGCCAACATCGTATCCTCGGGGCGATTTTCTTCGATCGCGGCTGGATGACTCCCGGGCAGATCGATGAGGTTCTCAACCGGCTGTTTCGTTCGATCAAGGAAGAGATATCCTGACAGACACGTCAGCATGCTTGTCGATGTTGACTTGTTTTACGAAGCGGTGCCCTGGACTGTCTTATCTTTGGATGGTCATTCCGCTACCAGTTGTGGTATATATGGCCATGCGTTGATTGTTGACCCGGATCAGTCGTCACGGTTGCCGATGGCCCAGGGCAGGTATTGGTCTGCTTGTTCCATCCCCCCGGGTTGGCTGACCCGGGGGGATGTGTCCACGGGCGAGGGTCATCCTGTCTTCCATTTCAGTGACATGACCGGTGCCTGGTCGGAGTCGCGTTGCGAAAACGACGCACGATTCCGCTGTTATGGAGTTCTGCATGACCCGACAGCCGACATTGCGGACCGCACTTCTCTGGCGTTTTCTGCTGCTTGCCCTGTTGCCGTTGGTCCTGATCGGCCTGCTGACCTTTCGTACCGTCACTCATACCATCACTGACAGTCTTGAAGCCAAGAACCTGCTGCTGGCGACATCCCTGGCCAGGGAAGTCGAGGAAACCCTGCGCGAGCCGCAGACGGTCCTGCGCCAACTGGCATCGGTCATGCTTGATTACAATATGGGCAGGGGCACGGTGGTCGATGGTCTGCTCGACAATGCGGTCAGCAATGCCAGCTACTTTGAGGCGATTCTGCTTGTTGACCCCTCGGGTAAAGTGTTGCATGTGGGCCTGCCGGACAGTTTGGCAGACCGACGAAATGGTTATCTCGGGATGGATTTGTCGCAGATGGAACCGGTTCGTCGGGCCGGCCGAACCGGGCAGGTTCTCTGGTCAGACACTCTTCTTTCTCCTCCGGGAGATCACCAGTACCTGTGCCTGGTTTATCCTTTCGGCAATCGACTGCTGGTTGGAAACCTGAATATCGCCTACCTGGGGCAACTCAGCAACCGTGAGCACGCTGAGTCAAGCCTCAGTTTTACCATTCTCGATCACACCGGAACCGTGATCCTGCACTCTCGTCTGATGCCGGAGGGTCCGCGTGTCGATCTCAGCCGGCTGAAACCGGTTCGAGAAGGACTGGCCGGACATCAGGGCACTTTCCCCTTCACCTGGCAGGGTCGCGACCTGGTCGGTACCGTCGTCAGTATCCCGACCACCGGCTGGCTGGTCCTGGTTTCCCAGGATGTGGATGTCGCCTACGCCGCCAGTTTTCAGGTCCGAAATTCCTTTTTCATCGGTTGTCTTCTGGCGCTGGGATTGGCATTGGGGGTCGCGTTGGCGTTCAGTAACCGGCTGGTACAGCCATTACGGACCCTGGCGCGTGAAGCTCAGGATATTGCCATCGGCGATTACCAGGTCGGCATAGCACCGCAACTGCACCAGGAGACAGAAGAACTGGCCGCTAGTTTTCGGGGGATGGCGGCCGAGATCAACCTGCGGGAGAATGAGTTGCTTGAGAGCCGGGAACATTACCTGCGGCTGTTCAATTGCGGCAATGATGCGGTGTTGGTTTTTGAACTGGCTGAGGACGGGACGCCGGGGCGGTTCATCGAGGTCAATGATATAGCCTGTGAAGCACTTGGCTTCCTTCGGACCGAGTTGCTGGCCATGCGGCCGCGGCAGGTGCTGAACGTTTTTGCGGAAGCCTCGGAACAGGCGGATGAGGTGGTCTCTCGCGGACGACGGCAGGGGCATGTGTTGTTCGAAACAGATCTGATCACCCGCACCGGTGAACGACTGCCGGTGGAGCTCAACGTACGTTTTTTTGATCGTGAGGGAAAAGCAACCGCCCTGGCCGTGGCACGGGATATTCGAGAACGCCGTGAAGCCGAACAGGCGTTGCGACAAAGTGAAAAAGAGCATCGGTTGCTGGCGCAGCAACTTCGGACACTGTTTGACGGGATACCTGACAGCCTGGTGCTTTACGATGAACAAATGCGGATTCTGCGGGCCAACCGCGGGGCAGTGGAACTGCTGTGCTGTTCTGAACAGGACCTGGTTGGGCAATGTTGTCACCAGATCCTGTATGATCGCCGGCAGCCCTGTGATGATTGCGCGGTGGCAAGGGCGCTGGCCAGCGGTCGGCTGGAAATGGGGCAGTGGGAGCGGGCCGAAGGGCGACTTCTGGAAGTGCGGGCTTTTCCGGTTGTCAATGACCAGGGTGCCGTCATACGGGTCATCGAACTGGCTCAGGATGTCACGGAAAAATTACGCGCGCAGCGGGAGACGATTCGAACCGGACAATTGGTTGCCATAGGTGAATTGGCGGCCGGGGTCGCCCACGAGATCAACAACCCGATCAACGGCATCATCAACTATGCGCAGATCCTTGCCAACCATGCCGAGCGTGGCGGCGATTCTCCGGACCTGCCGAACCGGATCATCAAGGAAGGGAATCGGATCGCGGCGATTGTCAGCAGTCTGCTCAACTTCTCCCGCAGCAAGAAAGAGGAGATCATGCCTGTCCCGCTGCACGAGATGGTCAATGATGCTCTTACGCTGATGAAAACCCTGTTGCGCAAGGACGGTATCGAGGTTGACGTGCGGCTTCCACCGGAGCTGCCGCCGGTCGCTGGTCGTTATCAGCAGCTGGAACAGGTCCTGATCAATTTGCTCAGCAATGCCCGTCATGCCCTCAACAGTCGGTATGACGGGCACCATGAAGAGAAACGGTTGGAAATATCGGCGCTTGAGCATGATGACGGCATGGTCAGGATCATGGTCTGGGACCATGGTGTCGGCATTCCTGAGCCGCTCGTCGAGCGGATTCTCAATCCATTCTTTACCACCAAGCCGGCCGGGGAGGGGACCGGTCTCGGCCTTTCCATCTCCCACGGCATCATCCGTGAGCATGGCGGACGCATCGATTTTGAGAGCAAAGAGGGGGAATATACCCGGGTGCTGATTGATCTGCCGGTTTACAGCCGGAAGGACGCCTGAATCGTCCCGCGCATTCCGTTAACGGGGTCACGAATGCGGCTGGTGCAGGTTTCGGTTTGACGAATGTCGGAGAGTGGTGACCCGGCCTGTGGATCCTCCCCGGGGTTCAGGAGAGACTGGCCCCTGTTGTCGTCATGGTCAGTTTGCCGTGCTTGACCCCCTTGGTCCCGATCAGTTCATCAGCCAGCCGTTTCACTTTACGGCTGGCCCCCCGGACGACAACCACTTCCAGACAATGGTGGGCGTCGAGGTGAACATGCAGCGCCGAGACGATGGCATCATGGTGCGAATGCTGGTGGTCGGTCAGTTTGTCCGCCAGGTCGCGGGTATGATGATCGTAGACCAGGGTGACGGTGCCGACGGTTTCGCTGTCATCCTGGCGCCATTCCTGTTCAACCAGGGCGGCTCGGATCAGGTCCCGTATAGCCTCGGACCGATTCGCATAGCCCTTGTCTCCAATCATCCGGTCAAAACGGCTCAACAGATCCTGGTCGATAGAGATGCCGAAGCGGGTCAGATCGGTCATGTTCGCTCCTCCGGTACGTACCTGATTGGAACCGACGTTGAGCGCGGTCGATGGGGATTACATCGGGAGCCGTCGGCCGGTCAACATCGCCCGGATACTTTGTCACAGCCACCCGGAAGGGTCAAGGATCTTGCCTTCTTAGCCGTTGCTATCCCCTTTTTATCCACAGGTTTCCCACGCTCCATTCACAAGATGTTGGGTGGTGGTGCAGGGAAAATCCCAAGATGTAGTGTTTTTCCCCTTGACTCCCCCACCCCCTGTGCTAGATTGAAACCGTTTCCGTCTGTTGATGATGTTTTGCTGGAGGGAGGGCCCCATGCTGGAATTCATTCGTAAACGTGATGGCCGGTTGGCCGCTTTCGAACCCGACAAAATTATCGAGGCGATCCGCAAGGCAGTGCAGGCGGTCGGGGGAAGTGACCTCGAAAAACCGAAACAGATTACCGCCCAGGTTTCCGGGATTCTTGAAGTCATCTACAAGGACGGTCGGGTTCCGACCGTGGAGAATGTTCAGGACCTGGTTGAAAAATGCCTGATCGAAAATGGCCACGCCCGGGTTGCCAAGGCCTATATTCTTTACCGGCAGCAGCATGCCTCGTTGCGTCGCACCCAGCAGTTCATGCAGGAGGCCGCCGAGTCGGTCGATTCCTATCTCACCCAGGAGGACTGGCGGGTTAACGAAAACGCCAACATGGGGTATTCCCTGCAGGGGCTGAATAATCACATCGCCGCCAACATCACCAGCAATTACTGGTTGAGTAAGATCTATCCGGGGTACATCGCCGACGCTCATCGCAACGGCGATTTTCACATCCATGATCTCGGCATGCTGTCGGTCTACTGTTGTGGCTGGGATCTCAAGGATCTGCTGCTCAAGGGGTTCACCGGGGCCTACGGCAAGGTTCAGAGCGGTCCGGCCCGGCATTTTCGCACCGCTCTCGGTCAGGCCGTCAACTTTTTCTACACCCTCCAGGGTGAAGCGGCGGGGGCCCAGGCCTTCGCCAGCTTCGACACCCTGTTGGCGCCCTTCATCCGCTACGACGGGCTCACCTACGCCGAGGTGAAGCAGGCGATGCAGGAGTTCATTTTCAACATGAACGTGCCGACCCGGGTCGGCTTCCAGACGCCGTTCACCAACATCACCATGGACTTGGTGCCACCTTCCGGGCTTGGTGCCGAAGGCGTTGTGATCGGTGGTGAAATCCAGGAGGCGACCTACGGCGAGTTCCAGGTTGAGATGGATCTCTTCAATCGAGCCTTCTGCGAGGTGATGATGGAAGGTGACAGCTCCGGCAGGATCTTCTCCTTTCCGATTCCGACCTACAACATCACCCGCGATATCGACTGGGACAGCGAGCGGCTCAAACCGGTCTGGGAGATGACCGCCAAGTACGGAATCCCCTATTTTTCCAATTTTATCAACTCCGACATGGATCCGGAGGATGCCCGTTCCATGTGTTGTCGGCTGCGTCTCGACAATCGTGAGCTGCGTCGTCGTGGTGGTGGCTTGTTCGGTTCCAATCCGCTCACCGGGTCGATCGGCGTGGTCACCGTCAACCTGCCGCGTGCCGCCTATCTGGCCGACAGCATAACCAGCTTCTACGCCCGCATCTCGGAACTGATGCGCTTCGCCTTTGAGTCGCTGGAGATCAAGCGCAAGCAGTTGGAACGGTTCACCGCCGAGGGACTCTACCCCTTCAGCCGTTTCTACCTCTCGGGGGTCAAGGAGCGTTCGGGGCGTTTCTGGGACAACCATTTCTCCACAGTCGGCCTGCTCGGCATGAATGAGGCGGCCCTGAACCTGCTCGGTTGCTGTATTGACAGTGAGGAGGGCAAGTCCTTTGCCGAGGGAACTCTCAAGTTCATGCGCCAGCAGTTGGAGAGCTATCAGGAGGAAACCGGCCATCTCTACAATCTGGAGGCCACCCCCGCCGAGGGGACCAGCTACCGGCTGGCCCGCCTTGACCGTGAACGTTACCCGGATATCCGGGCCGCCGGTGAAGAACAGCCCTATTACACCAATTCGAGCCAGTTGCCGGTTGGCTGTACTGAGGATATTTTCTGGGCACTCAAACACCAGGATGACCTGCAGACCCTGTATACCGGCGGAACCGTTTTTCATGGTTTTCTCGGTGAACGCCTTGAAGACTGGCGGTCGGCCCGTCTGCTGGTCAGGCGAATTGCCGAGAATTTTCATTTGCCCTATTTCACCATCAGCCCGACCTTCACCATCTGTCCGGTGCATGGCTATATTTCCGGCGAACATTTCGCCTGTCCCCATCACCGCAACGAAGGCGCGGCGGCCTGACGAGGTTGAATCATGTCCGATTGGCAAGGACTTTACTGGAGCGCGGTCGCATTGACCCAGTCACGGAACGGTGCGCGCCCGCTCGCATCCAGAGGAGGATCAGATGGCGACCAAGTGCGATGCAAGAACGGAGGTTTACTCAAGGGTGTGCGGATTCTTTCGCCCGGTTCAGCAGTGGAACAAGGGGAAGAAGGAAGAGTTCAAGGACCGTGCTGAATACCTGGTAGCCCAGAAGGGCAAGGACTGATACCGGGACTGACTTATGGCAATTAAAGGTTTTCAGGGAACAAGCCTGTTGGATTATCCCGGCAGGATTGCTTCCCTGGTTTTTTTTTCCGGTTGCAATCTGACCTGCCCCTTCTGCCACAATCCTTCCCTGGTCCTTGCCCCGGAAACCCTTGACGATTACCCGCTTGAGGCGGTGCTGGAGGATCTGGAAGCCAGGCGCGAATTTATTGACGGGGTGGTGATGACCGGCGGTGAGCCGACCCTGGCGCCGGAGTTGGTCTGCCTGGCCGAGCAGGTCAAAGATCTTGGTCTGCTGGTCAAGATCGATACCAATGGGTTGGCCCCCCAGGTTCTGGAGTCACTGCTTCAGCGGCGCTGGCTCGATTTCGTCGCGCTGGATCTGAAAACCTCCCCGCAACGTTATGGTGAGCTTCACCGTGGGCCGGTCAGTCTCGGCGTGTTGCGGCGTACCGTCGAGTTGTTGTTGCAGGGCGGGATGGAATATGAGTTGCGTACTACCTGTGTTCCCGGTCTCGTTGAGAAGCGTGATATCGAGGCCCTCGGCAAACTGGTGAGCGGGGCTTCGCGCTGGGTGCTGCAGCAGTTTGTGCCGGAGCATGCCCTGGATGATGGCTGCAGTGCTTTGCAGCCACATTCCCCCGAAGCCATGGAAGATCTGCGGTCTGTTGCTGCCGGCTATGTGGATGAGGCGGTGTTGCGGGGACTCTGATCCGGATTTTCGGGGGACAAGAATCACACAGAAAAGCCGCGGCCCGAAAGGTCGCGGCTTTTCTGTTTTAGTGACAACAAAGACAGGCTAAGTGGACGTGGTCAGGAATTCAGCCACAGCAGCAGGGAAAAAAACAGCACCACCAGGACGCTTCCGGCCAGGGTGTAGAGCAGATAATTAACAATGTTGCGATCCCGATTCGATGGTGCCATGAGTCCCCCTGGAATTAGTTTTCCCTTAATTTGCAACAAGGATGCCATTTGCGGGAGACGATCCCGTTATAGGTAGAACTTGCTGTTATGATTGAGAAAAAGAACAGACACGTAAAGAAGATGCGAGGCTGTCGGGGGAGGACTGTTACGGTAAAATGCCGAAATTGGTTATTTGGCCGGACAATCAGTGTCGATGATAAATCAGATAGTCGGAGAGCGCCGCACAACAACGAGGTGCGGGCTCTCTGCGTTGCCGGCACACGATCATGCCGGCAATTGCCTGGACTGAAATGCGTTTTTCCAAAAATCTGCGGCGCACCATCAGATTCGCCGCAGATTTTTGGGAAGCGCGGGCAGGACAATGACTTGCACTCTTCGCCGGTGATGAGTTCACTGATTCAGATTTCAGTGTTCAGTGAGCTTGTGGCAGAAGAGACAGCGAAATTTTGGCGGATGCTTGGGCGGAAAAGGAATCTTTTCTTCGGTGTGGCATTCTTTGCAGAATTTTTCCCCCGCTTTTTTCCCTTCGTTGCGGATGATGGGGTAATACTTCTGGTGAATGTTGTCAAAGGGGACCCTGGTGGTTTTTTCCTGTCCCGAGATCAGGAAAAAAGTACCGAGAACGGCAATCATAATAGCAACAAAAATCAGATCACGTTTTTGCAAGGCCATGATTTCATAAACCCTTCGTTCCAGCTCTTACGTTCGTCTGGTTGAGGTGATGACGTTAATCCCCGCTGCGCAGGGTGTCGAGGAAGCCTTCCAGCTTCATTCTGTTGGCAGCGTCGAGTTCCCCCGGCCGCTGGTTGAACAGCTTCAGCAGTGGATACCTGAGCTGTTGACGAATGAGCATTTCTTCAATCTGTTGCGAGGGGGCGTTGCTGCTGAACAGCAGGATTCCGTCTGTCGGGGTGTGATCAAGATCATCCCGGCAGAAACTTGTCCGGGTGAAGATGTCGTACGGCAGGGTGAATTGACGGTACTGTTCGACCAGGGAATCGCTTTCGAAAGGCATGGCGGCCTGTCGCCCCTGCTCACAGTAAATGACGGCCGCGCCCTGTTCTTCAAGGGTTTCATAAAGGTTGCTGCAGAGGGGGATTTCACCGATACAGGCAAGTTGCAGTTGTTGCGGGCGTCGCGGTTGATGTTCCAGTTCGATAAGCCGGCTGTCAACCTGGTCCGCAAAGACCTGGGGATCTCCCTGCATGTCACAGGTCGCCAGCAGCAGTTCGATGACCTGTCTGCTTGAACCGCGTTGCTGTTCGCGAAACAGGCAATCGATCCGGTTGATTTTGCCGCGAATCCGGTTCAGCTGCTGCCGGGCCCGGTCGATGTCGGCCGGTGCGGCGCCGAAATGTCGTGCCAGTTTTTTTATCTCCAGGGCCAGGCTTTCCGCCGAGCGGTCCGCCGGATAGGTGAAGGGAATGACGCTGACATCGTGCAGCTTGAGCAGGGCGGCCAATTCGCCGATTCCGGGCCGGTTATTGGTGACCACGATGACTTCGCGGATGCCATGACGCAGAATGCAGCTGTAGAAGCCTTTGAGCCAGGGGTCGCAATGGACCGGGAAGCCTGCCAGTTCGGCCTCGTCGATCAGCTCTCCGGGATTTTCTGCCGCCAGAAAGAGCTGCCGCAGATCAACCGGTTGCCTGCCTGCGGCGATCAGGATTTCAAGCGGAATCGTAGCGGTAAAGCCAATCATGTGGTGGTCTTCCTTTCAACTCAATCGGACTTGATGAACAACAGGTAGATCATCAGTCCGATGATAACGACCCCGCCGCCGATGAAGACCAGCAGCGTCGAATTGGATCCCCCCTGGAGGTCGGTTCCCTGCTGCAGGGTATATGAGATCAGCCAGACGAAGCCGGTCAGGCCCATCACCGATCCCAGGAACCCGTACCAGCGTTTGAAAAGGCAGAGCGCTGCGATGATGCCCATGGAGCCGAGAAAGGCCGGATTTTGAACAAGTTCGGCGAGGTTCATCTGCCGCAGCAGTTCCACCAGGTGTTCGGTCTGCAGACTTTGGAAAAACTCCTTGAGAGCTTCCATCTTGGTCCCCTTTGTTGTGGCCGGCAGTCAGTGAATCAAAATTGAGCAATGGTAAATCATTGCCATCGCAACCGCAAGTCTCTGTCGTGGGAGGTCACGGCTGTAAGTGGTGGAAGGGATCGCGGTTGACATTTTACAGGGGGCACACTAGCATCATATATTCGCCCTCAGGGTCCCGTCTCTTTCTTCGGGTCCCTTTTCCCTGGTTCTGTCGGAAGAGATAACTGGCACGATGGTACAACGACCCATAGGTATTTTTGATTCGGGGATTGGTGGCCTGACGGTTCTCAAGGAGGCGATGCGGCTGCTGCCGGAAGAAAGATTTGTCTACCTCGGTGATACCGCGCGCGTGCCGTATGGAACCAAGAGCCCGGCGACCGTCATAGGCTATGCCGAGCAGGCGGCCGGATTCCTGGTTTCCCGGGGGGTCAAACTGTTGGTGGTGGCCTGCAACACCGCATCTGCCGTAGCCCTGCCTCACCTGGCGGCCTGCTTTCAGCTGCCGGTCGTTGGTGTGATCGAGCCCGGA includes the following:
- a CDS encoding ATP-binding protein, whose translation is MTRQPTLRTALLWRFLLLALLPLVLIGLLTFRTVTHTITDSLEAKNLLLATSLAREVEETLREPQTVLRQLASVMLDYNMGRGTVVDGLLDNAVSNASYFEAILLVDPSGKVLHVGLPDSLADRRNGYLGMDLSQMEPVRRAGRTGQVLWSDTLLSPPGDHQYLCLVYPFGNRLLVGNLNIAYLGQLSNREHAESSLSFTILDHTGTVILHSRLMPEGPRVDLSRLKPVREGLAGHQGTFPFTWQGRDLVGTVVSIPTTGWLVLVSQDVDVAYAASFQVRNSFFIGCLLALGLALGVALAFSNRLVQPLRTLAREAQDIAIGDYQVGIAPQLHQETEELAASFRGMAAEINLRENELLESREHYLRLFNCGNDAVLVFELAEDGTPGRFIEVNDIACEALGFLRTELLAMRPRQVLNVFAEASEQADEVVSRGRRQGHVLFETDLITRTGERLPVELNVRFFDREGKATALAVARDIRERREAEQALRQSEKEHRLLAQQLRTLFDGIPDSLVLYDEQMRILRANRGAVELLCCSEQDLVGQCCHQILYDRRQPCDDCAVARALASGRLEMGQWERAEGRLLEVRAFPVVNDQGAVIRVIELAQDVTEKLRAQRETIRTGQLVAIGELAAGVAHEINNPINGIINYAQILANHAERGGDSPDLPNRIIKEGNRIAAIVSSLLNFSRSKKEEIMPVPLHEMVNDALTLMKTLLRKDGIEVDVRLPPELPPVAGRYQQLEQVLINLLSNARHALNSRYDGHHEEKRLEISALEHDDGMVRIMVWDHGVGIPEPLVERILNPFFTTKPAGEGTGLGLSISHGIIREHGGRIDFESKEGEYTRVLIDLPVYSRKDA
- the nikR gene encoding nickel-responsive transcriptional regulator NikR: MTDLTRFGISIDQDLLSRFDRMIGDKGYANRSEAIRDLIRAALVEQEWRQDDSETVGTVTLVYDHHTRDLADKLTDHQHSHHDAIVSALHVHLDAHHCLEVVVVRGASRKVKRLADELIGTKGVKHGKLTMTTTGASLS
- a CDS encoding ribonucleoside triphosphate reductase, encoding MLEFIRKRDGRLAAFEPDKIIEAIRKAVQAVGGSDLEKPKQITAQVSGILEVIYKDGRVPTVENVQDLVEKCLIENGHARVAKAYILYRQQHASLRRTQQFMQEAAESVDSYLTQEDWRVNENANMGYSLQGLNNHIAANITSNYWLSKIYPGYIADAHRNGDFHIHDLGMLSVYCCGWDLKDLLLKGFTGAYGKVQSGPARHFRTALGQAVNFFYTLQGEAAGAQAFASFDTLLAPFIRYDGLTYAEVKQAMQEFIFNMNVPTRVGFQTPFTNITMDLVPPSGLGAEGVVIGGEIQEATYGEFQVEMDLFNRAFCEVMMEGDSSGRIFSFPIPTYNITRDIDWDSERLKPVWEMTAKYGIPYFSNFINSDMDPEDARSMCCRLRLDNRELRRRGGGLFGSNPLTGSIGVVTVNLPRAAYLADSITSFYARISELMRFAFESLEIKRKQLERFTAEGLYPFSRFYLSGVKERSGRFWDNHFSTVGLLGMNEAALNLLGCCIDSEEGKSFAEGTLKFMRQQLESYQEETGHLYNLEATPAEGTSYRLARLDRERYPDIRAAGEEQPYYTNSSQLPVGCTEDIFWALKHQDDLQTLYTGGTVFHGFLGERLEDWRSARLLVRRIAENFHLPYFTISPTFTICPVHGYISGEHFACPHHRNEGAAA
- a CDS encoding anaerobic ribonucleoside-triphosphate reductase activating protein; its protein translation is MAIKGFQGTSLLDYPGRIASLVFFSGCNLTCPFCHNPSLVLAPETLDDYPLEAVLEDLEARREFIDGVVMTGGEPTLAPELVCLAEQVKDLGLLVKIDTNGLAPQVLESLLQRRWLDFVALDLKTSPQRYGELHRGPVSLGVLRRTVELLLQGGMEYELRTTCVPGLVEKRDIEALGKLVSGASRWVLQQFVPEHALDDGCSALQPHSPEAMEDLRSVAAGYVDEAVLRGL